In the genome of Helicovermis profundi, the window AGCTTTCATAAATATATCAAGTTTTTCTTTAGTTTTAAATTGTCCAATGTAATCCACCAAGAACTGAGGTCTTAGAGTTGTTTCAATTTCTATGTCTTCCTCAGCAAATGAAGGCGTTATGAACCTTGTTTCAAAAATATCAGGCATATTTATTTCTCCCTTTACTTATTAATTAATTTAAGTAATTCTTTTATTAATTCTTCAGTTGTTTTACTTGAAATATTTATCTTATTCATAGTTTTTTTAACTTCATTTTTTGTATATCCAAGCGAAATCAACGCATTCATTGCATCTTCTACAACAAGACTATTAACTGGTATAATACTACTAGTATCATTTGACTCATCAGAAAAGACGAATAATTTATTCACTTTATCTTTTAATTCTAATACTATTCTTTGTGCAGTTTTATTACCAACACCAGAAGCGGCCGTTAATACAGATAAATCACTAGAAATTATTGCTTTTGCTATATCCTTATAATATGAACTAGAGAGAAGAGCTACACCTACCTTCGTCCCCACACCGCTAACAGAAGTTAGTAAATTAAATACTTCTAGTTCCTCCCTTGAGGAAAATCCACATAAACTAATATCATCTTCTTTTACAATCATTTTCGTGAAAATTGTAATTTTTTCATCTTTATTTAAGGACTTGCTAAATTGATCAATAGAATTTTTTGATGTTAAAACTCTAAAACCAATATCATTGTTTTCAATCACTATAGAATTTATATCAATTTGGTTTATATACCCTTTTATATAATCATACATAATTATCTCCATATATTTTGTCTTATATAAATAATAACACAAACACTTGTTTGTTTAAACCATTAATAAGTAAAAGCAATGCCATTAAACAATTATTGTATTAATCACTCCATTATTTATTGATACTCTTTTTAATTCCATCATATAATCATCACTTGGAGTATTAAAGTTTCTAAAACGCTTTCTAACACCATTTGCTCTATATTTTATTAACTTATATCGAATATTTTTATTAGTAGAAAACTTATAAATTAATTCACTCGTGAAATACACATTTCTAAAGTTATTAAGTAAAGACGGTACTATTACAGTTCTAATTTCAAATACTTTATCGTCTTTAAGTGCCTTTTTAATATTATTAATACAAAGTAAATTTTCTTTACCAGTTAACAGCTTATGTTCTTTATTATTAAAGGCTTTTAAATCAAACATGAATTTATCAACATATTTACTTAAAATATTATATTGTTCTTCTGTAAAATACCCATTTGTATCAATAAAAACATTAATATCTCGTTTTTTATATTCTTTACATAGGTCAACTAAAAATTCAAATTGATATGTGCATTCACCACCTGAAATTGTAATTCCATTTATGAAATCTTTATGTTTTAGTGACATATCTACTAATTCTATATGATCTAAAAGTTCAACGTTTTTAGGAATATTATTACCCTCAATAATATTTATGGTTTCTGGATTATGACAATACTTGCAATCAAAGTTACACCCCTGAAGAAATATTATTGTTCTGTTACCCGGTCCATCTACTGAA includes:
- a CDS encoding radical SAM protein, with the protein product MKGYFRKLIYFSSVDGPGNRTIIFLQGCNFDCKYCHNPETINIIEGNNIPKNVELLDHIELVDMSLKHKDFINGITISGGECTYQFEFLVDLCKEYKKRDINVFIDTNGYFTEEQYNILSKYVDKFMFDLKAFNNKEHKLLTGKENLLCINNIKKALKDDKVFEIRTVIVPSLLNNFRNVYFTSELIYKFSTNKNIRYKLIKYRANGVRKRFRNFNTPSDDYMMELKRVSINNGVINTIIV
- the ruvA gene encoding Holliday junction branch migration protein RuvA; its protein translation is MYDYIKGYINQIDINSIVIENNDIGFRVLTSKNSIDQFSKSLNKDEKITIFTKMIVKEDDISLCGFSSREELEVFNLLTSVSGVGTKVGVALLSSSYYKDIAKAIISSDLSVLTAASGVGNKTAQRIVLELKDKVNKLFVFSDESNDTSSIIPVNSLVVEDAMNALISLGYTKNEVKKTMNKINISSKTTEELIKELLKLINK